The Bradyrhizobium sp. WSM471 genome includes the window CGCGGCGTCTTCGGCAGCAAGCCCGCCGCCGAGGCAAGGGCGCCCATATGGACCGCGTGACCGGAGGGGAAGGCGTCGCGCGCCCGTCCTGAGACGGGTACTCCATGCCCGTGCCCGCGTATGGTCAGCCGGTCTGGCCTGGTCTGATCGAACACGGATTTCAGGAGATGCGGCAGGACGGCCGTTGCCAGCGACACGGCCAAGATGTGATTTGCCACGGGCCGCTGTTGCGGCTGCCGAATGTGAGTGTAGAGCCACCCTATTGCGGCCAGCGCGAGCAGCACGTGCTCGTCGGCGGCCCAGGTTAATGTCTGCGCCGTGTGCTCGACGCCTGAATTGGTGTGATCAGCAATCGTATCCGCGATCGCGGTATCGATCCGGCTGGGTTTGACCTCTACCAATGCCATCTGTCTGCAAGCGTAATGTCCTTTGTGACAGTTTTGTAAAGCCCGGAGACAAAGAAGGTTCCTGGGCTCTGCCGCGTGACATCAGCCTGCAGCGCCGGGCTACGGCTGTCCCGATCCGCCAGCGGACCCATACACCTGGCCGGTCGCATAGCTCGCGTCGGCCGCGGCAAGCTGCACGTAAATCGAGGCCAGTTCGGCGGGCTGGCCGGGACGGCCGAGCGGCGTCATGCCGCCGAATTTTTCGAGCTTCTCCATTGTAGCGCCGCCGGAGACCTGGAGCGGCGTCCAGATCGGTCCCGGGGCGACGCCATTGACGCGAATGCCCTTCGAGGCGAGCTGCTTCGCCAGCGATTTGACGTAATTCATCGTCGCTGCCTTGGTCTGCGCGTAGTCGTAGAGATCGGGCGAGGGATCGTAAGCCTGCTCCGACGTCGTGCCGATGATGCACGAGCCGGGCTTCAAATGCGGCAGCGCCGCCCTGATGATCCAGAACGGCGCGTAGATGTTGGTCTTCATGGTCGCATCGAAGTCTTCCGAGGAGACGTCGAGAATGGACGCACGTGTCTGCTGCCGCGCCGCGTTGCAGACGACGATGTCGAGTCCGCCGAGACCTTGGACGGCCTGCTCCACCAGCTGCTTGCAGAAAGCCTCATCCTTGAGGTCGCCGGGAATCGCGAGCCCGGTGCGCCCTTCCTTCTTGATCAGCGCGATGACGTCCTGCGCATCCGGCTCTTCGGCCGGGAGATAGTTGATGGCGACGTCGGCGCCTTCGCGTGCATAGGCTATCGCAGCGGCGCGGCCCATACCGGAATCGCCGCCGGTGATCAGCGCCTTGCGGCCCGCGAGCCGGCCAGAGCCCTTGTAGCTGCTCTCGCCGTGATCCGGCGGCGGCTCCATCTTGCCGGCAAGGCCAGGCCAGGGCTGCGACTGTTTTTTGAACGGCGGCTTTGGAAAACGACTGACGGGATCGACGAGTTTCTGCTCAGCCATGGATGTGTCTCCTTTCGCTGTCGAAGAGGCCAGCGCAGCAGCGAGCGTTGCGCTCGCCGCTTGGACGACGTGCCGGCGGGATAATGAAGTCTTGTCTTGATGTGTCATGAGGCTCTCCGCGATCTCGCGATCTCAATGCGCGGAGACAGGCATCGTTGCAAAACGAGAGGACGCCGACTGCAGGCCGGCGTCCTCGGCAACCATTACTTGGACGATTGGCCGACGCTCGGCGCCTTGCCGAGCTCCTTGGCCATTTCGAGATGGTGCTTGAGCGCCGGCAGCGTCTTGCCGGCCCAATCCTTCAGGTCGGAATTGTCGCCGCCCTTGGCGTAACGCTCGAACAGCGAGACCGCGTCCTCATGAGCACTGACCTGGTACGAATTGTAATCCGAGCTGAAGTCCTTCCCATTCGCACTCTTGAGCTTGTCGAGCTTGCTCTGGTGCGAACTGTCGAGCGCTGTCGGCAGGGTCGCCTTCACCTTGCCGCCGCTGACGAGGCCCTTGAGTTCGCTGCTGGTCTTGGTGTGGTCGGTCACCATCTGCTGCGCAAAGGTCTTCTCCTGCGCGTTGCCTTTCTGCTCGGCGAGCTTGCTCGACTCGATCTCGAACATGTCGCTGATGGCGACTTCCTTGACGAAGTCGGCGGTGGCAGGCGCGACGCCGAGCGCCGAGTTGACGCCGGTCTTCTCGCCGAGCGACTGGGCGAGCGCGGGACCTGCGAGAAGCACGCAGGCAGCTGCGATAATCATTCGTTTCATGGTCCGATCCCTTCGAATGGGCGCGCAGCCTCTCGCCGCGCGACGTTGCGCCGACCAACACGCCGCGGGGGCCGAGGTTCCTAACGGCTAATCCGTTGGACGCCGCCCGGTGCGCGGATTGATCGGATCCGTCGGCTTGCGGCGAAGCCGTTCGGGCAGAAACGGCTCGGTCGGCGTCGCGGTGGCCTCGGCACGCACGTCTGCATGGCGTTGTGCCCGCTCGTGCGGCGTCCGGTTGTCGTTGATCTGCCGCTTCACGTCGAGGCCATCGACGGGATCGTTGACGCCGTGCTGGATATCGCGGAAATCGCTCATGCTTCACCTCATTCACTTCCAGGCAGGATCTTTTCCAACACCTGCCGCGCCGCCCCCTTGATCACTCCGCTCTCGTTGGGATCGCCCTTCATCAGCGCAAGCGCGAAGTTCTTGGCCTGCTGCAGGGTGATGTGCGGCGGCAAAGGCGGCACTTCGGGGTCGGTCTTCACCTCCAGCACCACCGGCATCCGGCTCGCCAGCGCCTGCTCCCACGCCGAGCCCAGCATCTGCGGGCTGTCGACATAGATGCCGGAGAGGCCGATCAGCTCGGCAAACCGCGAATAGGACACGTTTGGGATGCGCTGCGATGCCTCGAATTTCGGATCCCCGTTGATGATACGCTGCTCCCAGGTCACCTGGTTGAGATCTTCGTTGTTGAAGACGCAGACGACGAAGCGCGGATCCTTCCAGTCGCGCCAATATTTCGCGGCGGTGATCAGCTCGGCCATGTTGTTCATCTGCATCGCGCCGTCGCCGACGAGGGCAATCACCGGGCGGTCGGAATGGGCGTATTTCGCGGCGAGCGCATAGGGCACCGCGGCACCCATCGAGGCGAGGCCGCCCGAGAGCGAGGCCGTCATGCCGCGACGCATCTTCAGGTCGCGCGCGAACCAGTTGGCGCAGGAGCCGGAATCGCTGGTGATGATGGCACGGTCAGGCAGGCGCGGCGACAGCTCCCAGGTGACGAGCTGCGGATTGACCGGTGCCGCGGGCTGATGTGCCCGATCATCGAGCGTCTTCCACCATTTCGCGACGTCCTCTTGAATCCCCTGGCGCCAGGCGCCGTCGGTCTTGGGTGCGAGCCGCGGCAGCAGGGCGCGTAGCGTCTCGGCGGCATCACCGACCAGGCCGACCTCCATGGGAAAACGGATCGACATCATGCTGGCGTCGATGTCGATCTGCACGCCGCGCGCCGCGCCTTCCTTCGGCAGGAACTCGGAATACGGAAACCCGGAGCCGACCATCAGCAGCGTGTCGCATTCCATCATCATGTTGTAGCTGGGCTCGGTGCCGAGCAGGCCGATCGAGCCGGTGACCCAGGGCAGATCGTCCGGGAGCGCCGCCTTGCCGAGCAGTGCCTTGGCGCAGCCGGCGGACAAGCGGTCGGCGACGGCGATCACCTCTTCGGTGGCATGGAGCGCGCCGGCGCCGATGAGCATCGCGACCTTCTTGCCGGCGTTGAGCACCTCGGCGGCACGATCGAGGTCAGTGTCACGAGGCTTGATGCTTGGCGCGCTATAGCCGACGCCGGAGTGCAGGGTGCCGTGTGCGCGCGGCGGATCCTCGTAGGGCTCCTCCTGGATATCGTTGGGCAGGATGACCACAGTGGGCGTCCGCCGGGCCAACGCGATCCGGATCGACCGATCGATCAGATGCCGGATTTGCGCGGGCGAGGATGCCTGCATGACATAGGCGCCAGCCACATCCTTGAACATCGAGACGAGGTCGAGTTCCTGCTGATAGTGTCCGCCCAGCGCATTGCGTGCCTGCTGACCGACGATCGCGAGCACGGGCTGGTGATCGAGCAGGGCATCGTAGAGCCCGGTGATCAGGTGCGAGGCGCCGGGACCCGAAGTTGCGATACACACCCCGAGCTGGCCGGAGAACTTCGCATAGGCGGTGGCCATGAAGGCGGCCATCTCCTCATGCCGCGTCTGGACGAAACCGATCTTGCCCTCAGCGCGCTGAAGGGCGCCGAATACGCCGTTGATGCCGTCGCCGGGATAGCCAAAGAGGTGGCGCACGCCCCATTGATGCAGACGTTGAACGATGAAGTCGGAGACGGTCTGGGACATCGAGGGCGCCCTTCGTGTTCCGGTATTTGGTTTCCGGGATTTGAAGTTGAGAGAACCGCCCGTTTCCGGCGATGTTCCTCAAGTCTGAAGGAACATGCCGGAACGATCGCGCACCTCTTCGGGTTGTCTCACACTGGCTGAGTGGAGAATTGAGATGTTGAATCAGGGTGAACTGGACCGAGACGAAATGGGTCGGTTGATCGGTAGCGACAAGGTCGAGGGAACATCGGTCTACGGCGCCGATCGCAACAAAATCGGCTCGATCGAACGCGTGATGATCGACAAGATCAGCGGCAAGGTATCCTACGCCGTGCTCGGCTTCGGCGGATTTCTGGGCCTCGGCAACGACCATTATCCGCTGCCGTGGCAGTCGCTGAAATACGACACGGAGCTCGGCGGCTATATCACCGGCATCACCACCAAGGAGCTGGAAGGCGCGCCGAAATACGGCGAACGGAGCGAGTG containing:
- a CDS encoding phosphatase PAP2 family protein, with the translated sequence MALVEVKPSRIDTAIADTIADHTNSGVEHTAQTLTWAADEHVLLALAAIGWLYTHIRQPQQRPVANHILAVSLATAVLPHLLKSVFDQTRPDRLTIRGHGHGVPVSGRARDAFPSGHAVHMGALASAAGLLPKTPRRLLRTAAIALSLTRIAVLAHWASDVVEGFALGAAVERLLRPWTLTQSFRKQVNRREKP
- a CDS encoding SDR family oxidoreductase yields the protein MAEQKLVDPVSRFPKPPFKKQSQPWPGLAGKMEPPPDHGESSYKGSGRLAGRKALITGGDSGMGRAAAIAYAREGADVAINYLPAEEPDAQDVIALIKKEGRTGLAIPGDLKDEAFCKQLVEQAVQGLGGLDIVVCNAARQQTRASILDVSSEDFDATMKTNIYAPFWIIRAALPHLKPGSCIIGTTSEQAYDPSPDLYDYAQTKAATMNYVKSLAKQLASKGIRVNGVAPGPIWTPLQVSGGATMEKLEKFGGMTPLGRPGQPAELASIYVQLAAADASYATGQVYGSAGGSGQP
- a CDS encoding DUF4142 domain-containing protein, with the protein product MKRMIIAAACVLLAGPALAQSLGEKTGVNSALGVAPATADFVKEVAISDMFEIESSKLAEQKGNAQEKTFAQQMVTDHTKTSSELKGLVSGGKVKATLPTALDSSHQSKLDKLKSANGKDFSSDYNSYQVSAHEDAVSLFERYAKGGDNSDLKDWAGKTLPALKHHLEMAKELGKAPSVGQSSK
- a CDS encoding thiamine pyrophosphate-requiring protein; its protein translation is MSQTVSDFIVQRLHQWGVRHLFGYPGDGINGVFGALQRAEGKIGFVQTRHEEMAAFMATAYAKFSGQLGVCIATSGPGASHLITGLYDALLDHQPVLAIVGQQARNALGGHYQQELDLVSMFKDVAGAYVMQASSPAQIRHLIDRSIRIALARRTPTVVILPNDIQEEPYEDPPRAHGTLHSGVGYSAPSIKPRDTDLDRAAEVLNAGKKVAMLIGAGALHATEEVIAVADRLSAGCAKALLGKAALPDDLPWVTGSIGLLGTEPSYNMMMECDTLLMVGSGFPYSEFLPKEGAARGVQIDIDASMMSIRFPMEVGLVGDAAETLRALLPRLAPKTDGAWRQGIQEDVAKWWKTLDDRAHQPAAPVNPQLVTWELSPRLPDRAIITSDSGSCANWFARDLKMRRGMTASLSGGLASMGAAVPYALAAKYAHSDRPVIALVGDGAMQMNNMAELITAAKYWRDWKDPRFVVCVFNNEDLNQVTWEQRIINGDPKFEASQRIPNVSYSRFAELIGLSGIYVDSPQMLGSAWEQALASRMPVVLEVKTDPEVPPLPPHITLQQAKNFALALMKGDPNESGVIKGAARQVLEKILPGSE
- a CDS encoding PRC-barrel domain-containing protein, whose translation is MLNQGELDRDEMGRLIGSDKVEGTSVYGADRNKIGSIERVMIDKISGKVSYAVLGFGGFLGLGNDHYPLPWQSLKYDTELGGYITGITTKELEGAPKYGERSEWNWGDDAAVRGIDSYYGVPAA